One part of the Arcanobacterium phocisimile genome encodes these proteins:
- the pstA gene encoding phosphate ABC transporter permease PstA: protein MSTLSTVNSVPETFASRKQRYLPKWFNIAAGGAALIISLFFFVIGQEQPDIVVAGMATAALFLAFSALCGFAVEGRRYGKNRLATNIIIGAFVMAVIPLISLLYTVTIHGWTRMIQAGFFTHTTFGSSNIDTVVGAGHAIIGTLVITGTAALISVPFGVLTAVYLVEYGRGTFAKIITFLVDVMTGIPSIVAGLFAAALIPIVNQQLFGQAQFKSGFMGAIALVVLMTPLVVRNTQEMLQLVPNELREASYALGVSKAATIVKVVLRTGVSGIVSGIVIATARIIGESAPLLITAGTTDSYNLNMFQGQMLTLPVYVYNEYTKGHQITAWAGALILIGIVLLLNLFARWIAKRFAPAGN from the coding sequence ATGAGTACTTTATCAACGGTAAATTCTGTGCCAGAGACGTTCGCCTCGCGAAAGCAACGCTACCTGCCTAAATGGTTTAATATCGCTGCCGGAGGGGCAGCGCTGATTATCTCGCTATTCTTCTTCGTCATTGGCCAAGAGCAACCAGATATTGTGGTAGCCGGTATGGCTACTGCTGCATTGTTCTTAGCTTTTTCCGCGTTATGTGGTTTCGCGGTAGAAGGACGGCGATACGGTAAGAATCGGTTAGCTACCAACATTATTATTGGCGCATTCGTGATGGCTGTTATTCCGCTGATCTCGCTGCTGTATACAGTTACCATCCACGGCTGGACCCGGATGATTCAGGCTGGGTTTTTTACCCACACCACATTCGGTTCGTCAAATATCGATACGGTTGTTGGGGCTGGGCACGCCATTATTGGAACTTTGGTCATTACTGGCACAGCAGCATTGATTTCGGTGCCTTTCGGTGTACTCACTGCCGTCTATCTGGTGGAATATGGCCGAGGTACGTTTGCGAAAATTATTACGTTCTTAGTCGATGTGATGACCGGTATTCCGTCGATTGTTGCCGGTTTGTTCGCTGCGGCTCTCATTCCAATTGTCAATCAGCAGCTTTTTGGGCAAGCACAGTTCAAATCCGGATTCATGGGCGCTATTGCGCTGGTGGTGTTGATGACTCCACTGGTGGTTCGAAACACTCAAGAAATGCTCCAACTGGTACCCAACGAGCTGCGCGAAGCATCTTACGCTTTAGGTGTGTCTAAAGCGGCAACGATCGTGAAAGTGGTACTTCGTACTGGAGTTTCTGGAATTGTTTCTGGAATTGTTATCGCAACTGCCCGTATCATTGGTGAATCGGCTCCGTTACTTATCACGGCCGGAACCACAGATTCATATAATCTGAACATGTTCCAGGGGCAAATGCTCACATTGCCAGTCTACGTCTACAACGAATACACCAAAGGCCATCAGATAACTGCATGGGCCGGAGCGCTTATCTTGATTGGTATCGTATTGCTCCTCAATCTTTTCGCGCGCTGGATCGCTAAGCGTTTCGCGCCTGCCGGAAACTAA
- a CDS encoding ABC transporter ATP-binding protein: MTKHDNGEVNFDDVCFAYPAPQGQQPSFVFQHVNLHIPAGSCTLFCGPSGSGKSTALKMINGLIPQLQPGHMSGSVTVSGHKVDDVDLTDIGKTSATVFQNPRTQFFTGHVLAEIAYAGENYRVPSEQLWDRCIDAAKETGTYHLLERSLHTLSGGQLQSVAQASGLATMVPVLLFDEPTSNLSPEAIDNFSTVLRRQKAAGKTIIIAEHRLYFLRDLVDQVVYFYPGSDPEMIDGPTFFAFDDAERRRRGLRVLDLPKNSAIPRVETGMEHASQPPITTGVSLRNLNFSYPGHEVLHDFSVDLPAGKITALTGANGVGKTTLARLLCGLLKPQSGRIYLDGQPRSPRALSSLSSIVMQDVHRQLFANSVIKEVTLGSDTDVEAESLLEQLGLLSSQHRHPLALSGGQKQRLVIAAALATRRRLVIFDEPTSGVDYRQLQAISSLFRQLADCGHIIVVITHDKELLASCADRILHLDYWMHSITSNLPHTEDCYER; this comes from the coding sequence ATGACTAAGCACGATAACGGGGAAGTTAATTTTGATGACGTTTGCTTTGCCTACCCGGCTCCGCAAGGGCAGCAACCGTCGTTCGTCTTCCAACATGTGAACCTCCATATACCAGCGGGAAGTTGCACTCTATTTTGCGGACCGTCAGGAAGCGGAAAATCCACTGCGTTGAAAATGATCAACGGGCTAATCCCGCAGCTCCAGCCAGGGCACATGAGTGGAAGCGTGACGGTTAGCGGACATAAAGTGGACGACGTCGATCTGACAGATATCGGAAAAACAAGCGCCACTGTGTTCCAAAATCCCCGGACACAGTTTTTCACAGGGCACGTTTTGGCTGAAATTGCATATGCTGGTGAAAACTACCGTGTGCCGTCGGAACAACTGTGGGATAGATGCATCGATGCCGCAAAAGAAACTGGCACATATCATCTGTTAGAACGAAGTTTACATACGTTATCTGGTGGGCAGCTTCAATCTGTGGCGCAAGCAAGTGGCCTAGCAACTATGGTTCCGGTTTTGCTCTTTGATGAACCGACGTCGAACCTTAGCCCGGAAGCGATTGATAATTTTTCGACTGTGCTCCGCCGTCAAAAAGCGGCTGGAAAAACCATTATTATTGCTGAACACCGGTTATATTTTCTGCGCGATCTCGTGGACCAAGTGGTCTATTTTTACCCTGGTTCCGATCCGGAAATGATTGATGGACCAACGTTTTTTGCCTTCGACGACGCCGAACGTCGTCGTCGTGGATTGCGTGTTTTGGATTTACCAAAAAATAGTGCGATTCCTCGCGTCGAAACTGGTATGGAGCACGCTTCTCAACCACCGATAACTACTGGCGTATCGTTGCGCAATCTCAATTTTTCCTACCCGGGCCATGAGGTTTTGCATGATTTTAGTGTTGATCTTCCCGCCGGCAAAATAACGGCGTTAACTGGCGCTAACGGTGTTGGAAAAACAACGTTAGCGCGGTTGCTGTGTGGGCTACTTAAACCGCAATCAGGCAGAATATATCTCGATGGACAACCCCGCTCACCTCGAGCATTGTCCTCGCTTAGCTCCATCGTTATGCAAGATGTCCATCGGCAACTCTTTGCCAATAGCGTCATTAAAGAAGTGACGTTAGGAAGTGATACCGACGTCGAAGCGGAGAGCTTACTGGAACAACTGGGGTTGCTATCGTCCCAACATCGACACCCATTGGCCTTGTCCGGTGGGCAAAAACAACGTCTTGTTATTGCAGCTGCGTTAGCTACTAGGCGCCGGCTGGTTATATTCGACGAACCGACATCTGGTGTGGACTACCGTCAGCTACAAGCAATTAGTTCGCTTTTTCGTCAGCTCGCTGACTGTGGACACATCATTGTGGTTATTACTCATGACAAAGAACTACTAGCTTCGTGCGCCGATCGGATTCTTCATTTGGACTATTGGAT
- a CDS encoding sensor histidine kinase encodes MQEAMTFAVGLMLGAAIIGGIWLTELRIRRYRERQEIASVKTTTEEHVMLILDTLPESFILVDQDNAIIRASGLATNFGLIQDGVLRANLAAIVSEVFVTGEARDVEFDMVSIRKRHSRPRRIWVRVAKASSDRVVVLFEDQTDKLRLEKTRRDFVSNISHELKTPIGGIKLLAETITNVSDDGEQVRHFASSLEAESDRLAQLVQEIIQLSRLQESDALTDPRTVSVDAVVAEALTRIQVEADARKIELVHGGETGLEVLGDDVLLVTALRNLLDNAVRYSHPHSRVSVVVSAENNHVSIAVIDAGLGIPDDAKERVFERFYRGDEARSRETGGSGLGLSIVKHIVHDHGGEVKLWSQVRQGSTFTIILPLAHHAIQAARIEAEGEN; translated from the coding sequence ATGCAAGAAGCAATGACGTTCGCAGTTGGTCTCATGCTCGGAGCTGCCATTATTGGCGGAATCTGGTTAACCGAACTGCGTATCCGTAGATATCGCGAACGCCAAGAAATTGCGAGCGTTAAAACGACTACCGAAGAGCATGTGATGCTCATTTTGGATACGTTGCCCGAGTCTTTTATTTTAGTTGATCAAGACAACGCCATTATTCGAGCCTCAGGGCTGGCAACCAATTTTGGACTGATCCAAGACGGGGTGTTGCGCGCGAATCTGGCAGCGATTGTTTCCGAAGTGTTTGTCACCGGGGAAGCACGCGACGTCGAATTTGATATGGTGAGTATCCGCAAACGTCATTCGCGTCCGCGTCGTATTTGGGTACGTGTGGCGAAGGCATCCTCGGATCGAGTCGTGGTGTTGTTTGAAGACCAAACCGATAAACTACGGCTCGAAAAAACCCGCCGCGATTTCGTTTCTAATATTTCCCACGAACTGAAAACCCCAATCGGCGGAATTAAGTTACTTGCCGAAACGATTACCAACGTGAGTGACGACGGGGAACAGGTACGTCATTTTGCTTCGAGTTTAGAAGCTGAATCTGACCGGTTAGCCCAACTAGTCCAAGAAATCATTCAGCTGTCTCGGCTCCAAGAATCAGACGCGCTCACTGATCCACGCACGGTATCAGTGGACGCCGTCGTCGCCGAAGCTCTCACACGTATCCAGGTCGAAGCTGACGCGCGCAAGATCGAACTGGTCCACGGCGGGGAAACCGGCCTGGAGGTCTTGGGTGACGATGTATTGCTGGTTACCGCGTTGCGTAATTTGCTCGACAACGCCGTGCGATACTCGCATCCGCATTCGCGAGTATCCGTGGTGGTCTCCGCGGAAAACAACCACGTGTCAATCGCTGTGATCGACGCCGGTTTAGGGATCCCTGACGATGCGAAAGAGCGGGTATTTGAACGGTTCTATCGTGGAGACGAGGCGCGTTCACGCGAAACCGGAGGTAGCGGTTTGGGCTTAAGCATTGTTAAACATATCGTTCACGATCACGGTGGCGAAGTGAAACTATGGAGTCAAGTGCGGCAAGGCTCAACATTCACCATCATCTTGCCGTTAGCTCACCATGCAATCCAAGCAGCACGTATAGAAGCAGAAGGAGAGAACTGA
- the pstC gene encoding phosphate ABC transporter permease subunit PstC yields MAGSDIAAATVSHIREQDDRPHAVWSPVARGSRVDKIFRWMSSGAGAMILVLLAAVAIFLLLSSQNALFASGETIIEKVEFTRGKNFWQFAAAALFGTMLASIIALIIAVPFAVSIALFISHYAPRRLAVFFGSIIDLLAAIPSVVFGLWGMWTLEPLLRPIFTWISTSFTPVFEFISGTKEMVDGKEVWSGGLPGFSTLAQTFEWWPLQPDALIFLPPARNIMMGGVILAVMILPIITSLCREVFLQSPRLLEEASLALGATRYEMIKMVVLPHGRSGIVSATMLGFGRALGETMALLMVLSPGLMINFKIFQPGQHSTIASQIALRFPESSGLSSDFLVALGFILFIITFLVNFVARAIVSRYAEFSGANA; encoded by the coding sequence ATGGCTGGAAGCGATATAGCTGCCGCAACCGTATCTCATATTCGTGAGCAGGACGACCGACCGCATGCGGTGTGGTCGCCGGTGGCGCGTGGGTCACGCGTAGACAAAATCTTTCGATGGATGTCTAGTGGCGCCGGCGCCATGATTCTTGTGTTGCTGGCAGCGGTGGCAATCTTCTTGTTGTTGTCCTCTCAGAATGCACTTTTCGCATCCGGTGAGACAATCATCGAAAAGGTTGAATTTACACGCGGAAAGAATTTTTGGCAGTTCGCAGCAGCTGCGCTCTTTGGTACGATGCTCGCCTCGATTATCGCACTGATTATCGCGGTACCGTTCGCGGTGAGTATTGCATTATTCATCTCGCATTATGCTCCGCGTCGCCTTGCAGTCTTTTTCGGATCAATTATCGACTTGCTAGCCGCTATCCCATCAGTCGTATTTGGTTTGTGGGGGATGTGGACGTTAGAACCGCTATTGCGTCCAATTTTTACGTGGATATCGACGTCGTTCACTCCAGTTTTCGAGTTCATCTCCGGAACCAAAGAAATGGTTGACGGCAAAGAAGTGTGGAGCGGGGGACTGCCGGGCTTTTCAACTCTGGCGCAAACCTTCGAATGGTGGCCGCTGCAACCCGACGCATTGATCTTCTTGCCACCGGCTCGAAATATCATGATGGGTGGAGTGATTTTGGCAGTCATGATTTTGCCGATTATCACTTCGCTGTGCCGTGAGGTATTCCTCCAGTCCCCACGTCTGTTAGAAGAAGCGTCATTGGCGTTGGGTGCTACCCGCTATGAGATGATCAAGATGGTTGTGTTACCTCACGGTCGTTCGGGAATTGTGTCGGCAACGATGCTAGGTTTTGGTCGAGCCTTAGGCGAAACAATGGCGTTATTAATGGTTCTTTCACCAGGCCTCATGATTAACTTCAAGATTTTTCAACCCGGTCAACACTCAACGATTGCTTCGCAAATCGCGCTGCGTTTTCCAGAATCTTCAGGGCTGTCCTCTGACTTCCTGGTAGCGCTTGGATTTATTTTGTTCATCATCACTTTCCTTGTCAATTTCGTGGCTCGAGCCATCGTCAGCCGCTACGCAGAGTTTTCGGGAGCTAACGCATGA
- the phoU gene encoding phosphate signaling complex protein PhoU — protein MRELFHQQMNRLNDTIVLEAKAVNKAMERASVAMRDANLAKAEKVIDSDRKIDFLERSIDEMGVSILARQAPVASDLRVVVSALRLSSILEQMGDLARHIAYVARSRYPHAVLPDTALGVLVKMAEHASSMAGNVALLLETRDLEFATAIEEEDDFLDDLHEKTFNYVLDEDLDLTRQEIIDIILLGRYLERFGDNAVAVAQRVQFMVNGIEDISDPFAEVDLTEI, from the coding sequence GTGCGCGAACTTTTCCATCAACAGATGAACCGCCTAAACGATACGATTGTTTTGGAGGCAAAAGCCGTTAATAAGGCGATGGAGCGTGCTAGCGTTGCGATGCGTGATGCCAATCTTGCCAAAGCGGAAAAAGTGATCGACTCTGATCGCAAGATTGATTTCTTAGAGCGCTCTATTGATGAGATGGGTGTGTCCATTTTAGCTCGGCAAGCACCCGTTGCTTCAGATCTACGAGTAGTTGTTTCGGCGTTGCGCCTTTCGTCAATTTTGGAACAGATGGGTGATCTTGCTCGGCATATCGCCTACGTTGCGCGTAGCCGTTACCCGCATGCAGTGTTGCCTGATACTGCATTAGGTGTTTTGGTGAAGATGGCTGAGCATGCTAGTTCTATGGCGGGTAACGTGGCGTTATTGCTCGAAACTCGTGATTTGGAGTTTGCCACCGCGATCGAAGAGGAAGACGATTTCCTTGATGATCTCCATGAGAAAACTTTTAATTACGTGCTTGACGAGGATCTCGACCTGACGCGGCAAGAAATTATTGACATTATTTTATTAGGCCGCTATTTGGAACGGTTTGGGGACAACGCTGTTGCAGTTGCTCAACGAGTTCAGTTTATGGTGAACGGCATTGAGGATATCAGTGACCCGTTCGCTGAGGTTGATCTGACTGAGATCTGA
- a CDS encoding MptD family putative ECF transporter S component: MSNQEMPELRTRSASGTNAQKIVYTGVFTAIYFVVFFAIGMLGFFGPQFMFVSAPLALLIEGTVIVLMLNKIRSFGALTILGIIVGLLMMLTGHAWTTLAFTVVASFLADLVAKSGNYTDEKKNIFAYVILQQWYIGAWLPIFYAADAYFADIAVQMGQEYADHMQAIFTPNIIIIFTIVNFFVALIGGWVGTKILRKNFAKAGIA; encoded by the coding sequence ATGTCTAACCAAGAAATGCCAGAGCTACGCACTCGTTCCGCATCAGGTACAAATGCTCAAAAAATTGTTTACACCGGCGTGTTCACAGCTATCTATTTCGTTGTGTTCTTCGCCATCGGCATGCTGGGGTTCTTTGGCCCACAATTCATGTTCGTGAGCGCACCATTAGCACTTCTAATCGAAGGTACAGTGATCGTTTTGATGTTGAATAAAATCCGGTCATTCGGCGCTTTAACTATCTTGGGTATCATCGTCGGCTTATTAATGATGCTCACTGGCCATGCGTGGACAACCTTAGCATTCACTGTTGTTGCATCTTTCCTTGCGGATCTTGTTGCCAAGTCAGGCAATTACACTGATGAAAAGAAGAACATCTTTGCTTATGTGATTCTCCAGCAATGGTATATCGGCGCCTGGTTGCCGATCTTCTATGCTGCCGATGCCTATTTTGCTGATATTGCCGTGCAAATGGGGCAAGAGTATGCCGATCATATGCAGGCAATTTTCACTCCGAATATCATCATCATCTTCACCATCGTGAACTTCTTTGTCGCCCTTATCGGCGGCTGGGTAGGAACAAAAATTCTGCGGAAGAATTTCGCTAAAGCCGGCATCGCCTAA
- the pstS gene encoding phosphate ABC transporter substrate-binding protein PstS, with protein sequence MKTGTQAIALLSVVALGLSACAGPSNDADDNGSTSAGSSLNGSGASSQVNAQQAWRDNFTTDSGIVVNYDPTGSGTGRKQFISGQVDYAGTDSILDAAEVEKATERCGAEPLELPLYISPIAVTFNLEGIDSLKLSAQVIAHIFDGKISSWNDAEIAKLNPGVALPDLTVIPVNRADDSGTTENFQQYLSEAAGGQWPYEPSDTWPRTGTQSAEKTSGVVNLVKSTPGAITYADASQIGDLGSADVDVAGEFLPYSPQAAAKIVDGSLPSVDASERRLTVDLKRDGSIAGAYPIVMVSYLLACTDYDQAETAKNVKSFLTYVASVDGQDVAAKSRGGNAPISDELRNKVMAAIEQING encoded by the coding sequence ATGAAAACTGGTACTCAAGCTATTGCATTACTATCAGTCGTGGCTTTAGGGCTGAGCGCATGTGCCGGACCATCCAATGATGCCGATGATAATGGTTCTACTTCCGCAGGCTCGTCGTTGAACGGATCGGGTGCGTCTTCTCAAGTTAATGCTCAACAAGCATGGCGAGATAATTTCACCACTGACTCGGGCATTGTGGTCAACTATGATCCGACTGGTTCCGGTACTGGCCGTAAACAGTTCATCTCTGGACAAGTCGATTATGCAGGAACTGATTCGATACTTGACGCTGCAGAAGTTGAGAAAGCTACTGAACGTTGCGGGGCAGAACCGCTGGAATTGCCGCTGTATATTTCGCCCATCGCAGTGACCTTCAACCTTGAAGGGATTGACTCTCTCAAACTATCTGCGCAAGTGATTGCCCATATTTTCGATGGGAAGATTTCTTCCTGGAACGATGCCGAGATTGCTAAGCTCAACCCAGGCGTGGCACTTCCCGATTTGACGGTTATCCCAGTCAATCGTGCAGACGATTCGGGTACTACCGAAAACTTCCAACAGTATTTGAGTGAAGCTGCTGGCGGTCAATGGCCTTATGAACCTTCTGATACCTGGCCGCGTACTGGCACGCAATCGGCGGAAAAGACTTCTGGTGTGGTGAATCTGGTGAAGTCGACGCCAGGTGCGATCACGTATGCCGATGCCTCCCAAATCGGAGATCTGGGTTCAGCTGATGTCGACGTCGCAGGGGAATTCTTGCCGTACTCGCCACAAGCAGCCGCCAAGATCGTAGACGGATCGTTACCTAGTGTGGACGCATCCGAACGCCGTCTTACGGTAGACCTTAAGCGTGATGGCTCGATTGCTGGGGCATATCCGATCGTCATGGTGTCCTACCTGTTGGCTTGTACTGATTATGATCAGGCAGAAACCGCGAAAAATGTGAAGAGCTTTTTGACGTATGTGGCTTCAGTTGACGGTCAGGACGTTGCCGCAAAATCCCGTGGTGGCAATGCGCCAATCTCCGATGAGCTGCGCAATAAGGTTATGGCTGCTATTGAGCAAATCAACGGCTAA
- a CDS encoding energy-coupling factor transporter transmembrane component T family protein, which produces MTLNAVNVPDQMCTSWKPIRYFKNDPRTTLLVVLAINITVIGGASAPVLLMATAIVGILFASVGTLKGVIRFVALESGFLLFTYYGASLGTNGFVAFLIGISFWMSRFILTATIGIYAIYSISTSELGAALRALYLPASFVSAVLVMLRFIPTILAEFKAIQEAMKLRGINLVGADVIRHPTQTVQYLIVPLLAGVVRIADDLTASAVIRGLGSNERPLPLYATRFRPADALILFVTMSYVLMRFWNPTGEELLGFAHIPGLIR; this is translated from the coding sequence ATGACGTTGAACGCTGTGAACGTACCGGATCAGATGTGTACCTCGTGGAAACCGATTCGCTATTTTAAAAATGATCCGCGCACAACCCTGCTAGTCGTTTTAGCCATAAACATCACCGTCATTGGTGGAGCTAGCGCTCCTGTTTTACTCATGGCAACTGCCATAGTCGGAATTCTTTTTGCTTCGGTTGGGACGCTTAAAGGTGTTATCAGGTTCGTGGCTTTAGAGAGTGGATTTCTTCTGTTCACCTACTACGGTGCGTCGTTAGGCACTAACGGATTTGTTGCCTTCTTGATAGGTATCAGCTTTTGGATGTCTCGTTTTATCTTGACTGCAACGATAGGTATTTATGCTATCTACTCCATCAGCACGTCTGAACTGGGGGCGGCACTGCGTGCACTATATTTGCCGGCAAGCTTTGTTTCGGCGGTCCTCGTGATGCTACGTTTCATTCCAACAATACTTGCCGAGTTCAAAGCCATCCAAGAAGCAATGAAACTGCGTGGAATAAACCTTGTAGGTGCAGACGTCATTCGTCACCCAACACAAACGGTGCAATATTTAATTGTTCCGTTGCTAGCTGGAGTCGTTCGAATTGCAGACGATCTCACTGCCTCGGCAGTGATCCGAGGCCTAGGGTCTAACGAGCGGCCACTGCCGTTATACGCAACTCGATTTCGGCCAGCAGATGCACTTATTTTATTCGTCACTATGAGCTATGTTCTGATGCGGTTTTGGAATCCAACTGGTGAAGAACTACTCGGTTTTGCCCATATTCCAGGATTGATACGATGA
- a CDS encoding response regulator transcription factor gives MTTILVVDDESTLRETLAFNLGRDDFTVVTAADGSEALAVFRSENPDLVLLDVMLPKLSGTEVCREIRKNSAVPIIMLSAKDSEIDKVVGLEIGADDYITKPYSYRELLARVRALLRRSVTVAIEDDVDLEAMTVGEVVLDPTSHVVTVAGNEIPMPLREFELLEFLMENAGRVLTRTQIFDRIWGAGYIGDSKTLDVHIKRLRSKIEPVPSQPRMLVTVRGLGYKFVAE, from the coding sequence ATGACGACGATCTTAGTTGTTGACGACGAATCCACCTTACGTGAAACCCTCGCCTTCAACCTCGGGCGTGACGATTTTACGGTGGTCACCGCGGCCGACGGGAGCGAAGCGCTCGCAGTTTTTCGCTCTGAGAACCCGGATCTGGTGCTGCTTGACGTGATGTTACCCAAGCTTTCTGGTACTGAAGTGTGCCGGGAGATCAGGAAGAACTCAGCTGTGCCGATCATTATGCTCAGTGCGAAGGACTCGGAGATAGATAAAGTTGTTGGTTTAGAGATCGGTGCCGATGACTATATAACGAAACCGTATTCGTATCGGGAATTGTTGGCGCGGGTGCGTGCCTTGTTGCGGCGTAGCGTAACGGTAGCGATAGAAGACGACGTCGATCTGGAAGCTATGACGGTAGGAGAGGTTGTTTTAGACCCGACATCTCATGTGGTGACAGTGGCGGGTAACGAAATACCGATGCCGTTGCGTGAATTCGAACTCTTGGAATTCTTGATGGAAAATGCGGGGCGGGTGTTGACCCGTACCCAGATTTTTGACCGTATTTGGGGAGCAGGCTATATCGGAGATTCGAAAACTCTTGACGTTCATATTAAGCGGTTACGTTCGAAAATTGAGCCGGTTCCCAGCCAGCCGCGTATGTTAGTCACTGTACGCGGGTTGGGATACAAGTTTGTTGCCGAATAA
- a CDS encoding TDT family transporter yields MKKQRELIIPPMGPAWFSTVMGTAILAALLGRRSADHPWYLPIATTLLLIGTLLLIMFTATYITRWIWKTFHGNTHIRLLPVVDPAWGSVSMGYLALGAALLTIGPQWGLDTFAVIGDTFLWWTGTFIGLVTNFSFLAHALFRQLGQPTPVWGLAVVGPMVSATTGAMLLREYESVGLQFFMLTVSFLCFIIALVHGLIIFALSYGAVKRFKPLPLKDAISAWIPLGIVGQSTAGAVAISHSSGLFLRISIHPYATTTAVIYAVIMLILSVPVLIFAFHQTWRALRSTIPFSPGWWALTFPVGTMSLGETMLSELPILRGSLLASISGTIGTAALVFLCFTWTLCATSSLVAVLAYHRRS; encoded by the coding sequence GTGAAAAAGCAACGTGAACTGATAATCCCACCCATGGGCCCAGCATGGTTTTCTACGGTAATGGGCACCGCCATCCTCGCCGCTCTTTTAGGAAGGAGAAGTGCAGACCATCCGTGGTACCTCCCCATTGCAACTACGTTGTTGCTGATCGGAACTCTCTTACTCATCATGTTCACGGCAACATATATCACCCGCTGGATATGGAAGACGTTCCACGGAAATACACATATCCGGTTACTTCCGGTCGTTGATCCTGCATGGGGAAGCGTCTCCATGGGCTACCTTGCCCTCGGCGCAGCCCTCTTGACCATCGGTCCGCAATGGGGATTAGACACGTTTGCCGTCATCGGAGATACCTTCTTGTGGTGGACTGGAACGTTCATTGGACTTGTCACAAACTTTTCATTCCTCGCCCATGCATTATTCCGTCAGCTAGGCCAACCAACTCCTGTTTGGGGCCTCGCCGTCGTGGGACCGATGGTTTCAGCCACCACTGGCGCTATGCTGCTACGCGAATACGAATCTGTTGGACTGCAATTTTTCATGCTTACCGTTTCGTTTCTCTGCTTTATTATCGCTCTGGTACATGGGCTCATCATATTTGCCTTGTCTTACGGTGCAGTCAAACGCTTCAAACCGTTGCCTTTAAAAGATGCAATAAGTGCGTGGATCCCACTTGGTATCGTCGGGCAATCCACTGCCGGAGCTGTTGCTATTTCCCACTCCTCAGGTCTATTCTTACGAATCAGCATCCACCCGTATGCCACCACAACCGCAGTAATTTATGCCGTGATCATGCTGATTCTGAGCGTGCCGGTTCTAATATTTGCATTCCATCAAACCTGGCGCGCTTTACGGAGTACCATCCCCTTTTCGCCCGGCTGGTGGGCGCTAACCTTCCCAGTAGGCACAATGTCGTTAGGCGAAACAATGCTTTCGGAACTGCCCATACTACGTGGCTCACTTTTAGCATCCATCTCGGGAACAATCGGTACTGCGGCATTAGTATTCTTGTGCTTCACGTGGACGCTGTGCGCTACATCGAGCCTGGTTGCCGTCCTCGCCTATCACCGCCGCTCCTAG
- the pstB gene encoding phosphate ABC transporter ATP-binding protein PstB, with product MQDGIKVSDLNIYYGSFLAVQDVNVDIEPRSITALIGPSGCGKSTFLRSLNRMHEVIPGAHSKGSVIIDGADIYAPGVDPVRVREHVGMVFQRPNPFPTMSIQDNVLAGLRLNNRRMAKSEAAEIVETSLRGANLWEEVKDRLERPGSSLSGGQQQRLCIARAIAVKPKVLLMDEPCSALDPISTLAIEDLMQELQKDYTIVIVTHNMQQAARVSQKTGFFNIEGTGKPGHLVEYDDTERIFSNPANKQTEDYVSGRFG from the coding sequence ATGCAAGATGGAATCAAAGTATCAGACCTCAATATTTACTACGGGAGCTTCCTCGCTGTCCAAGACGTCAACGTCGACATCGAGCCCCGTTCGATCACTGCTCTTATTGGACCATCTGGTTGTGGAAAATCGACGTTTTTACGTTCGCTGAACCGGATGCACGAAGTTATTCCAGGTGCTCATTCGAAGGGCTCAGTTATTATCGATGGTGCAGATATTTATGCACCTGGTGTCGATCCGGTGAGGGTACGTGAACATGTGGGCATGGTGTTCCAGCGTCCTAACCCGTTCCCAACCATGTCCATCCAAGACAATGTGCTTGCTGGTTTACGGTTGAACAATCGTCGTATGGCGAAAAGTGAGGCTGCGGAGATTGTTGAAACCTCGCTACGTGGCGCAAATCTCTGGGAAGAAGTAAAGGATCGCCTTGAACGTCCTGGGTCCTCGCTGTCAGGCGGACAACAGCAACGATTGTGTATTGCTCGTGCTATTGCGGTAAAACCTAAAGTGTTGTTAATGGATGAACCGTGTTCTGCGCTTGATCCGATCTCCACTCTTGCTATCGAAGATTTGATGCAAGAGCTCCAAAAGGACTACACGATCGTGATTGTGACACACAATATGCAGCAAGCTGCCCGCGTTTCTCAAAAGACCGGATTCTTTAATATCGAGGGGACGGGGAAACCGGGACATCTGGTGGAATATGACGATACGGAACGGATTTTCTCTAACCCGGCTAATAAGCAAACCGAAGATTACGTCTCCGGCCGCTTTGGGTGA